A single window of Methanothermobacter marburgensis str. Marburg DNA harbors:
- the thsA gene encoding thermosome subunit alpha yields the protein MAQGQQPILILPQGTSRYVGKEAQRINILAGKVLAETVRTTLGPKGMDKMLVDSLGDIVITNDGVTILREMDISHPAAKMLVEVAKTQEDEVGDGTTTAVIIAGELLKEAEKLIEMGVHPTIIAVGYRQAALRAQEILEDISIKASDRDTLMKVAVTAMTGKGSERAKEKLAELVVDAVMQVEEDGEIDRDNINIQRIQGASVNESRIVNGIVIDKARADTSMPKRVENARIALLKYPIEVKDLETDAKIRLTDPSQMQAFIEQEEQMIRDMVDKIKSSGANVVFCQKGIDDLALHYLSREGILALKRVKKSDIKRIEKATGARLVTNIEDLTEDDLGEAGVVYEKKIFDDVLTFVENCKDPKAISIILRGSTKHVAEEMERALEDAIGVVASTIEDGEVVAGGGAPEVEIARKLREYADTISGREQLAVSAFADALEIVPKTLAENAGLDSIDVLVDLRAAHEESPYMGLDVFEGSVVDMKEEGVLEPQRVKKQAIQSAAEAAEMILRIDDMIAAKGFDVSSKDEEDMEGMGGMGGMPPMM from the coding sequence ATGGCACAGGGACAGCAGCCCATATTAATATTACCACAGGGCACAAGCCGTTACGTTGGAAAGGAAGCTCAGAGAATCAACATACTTGCAGGTAAGGTTCTCGCAGAGACAGTGAGGACAACTCTCGGTCCCAAGGGAATGGACAAGATGCTTGTTGACTCACTTGGAGACATTGTGATCACCAATGATGGGGTTACAATCCTCAGGGAGATGGACATATCCCACCCTGCCGCAAAGATGCTTGTTGAGGTGGCAAAGACCCAGGAAGACGAGGTCGGCGACGGTACAACAACAGCCGTCATCATAGCAGGGGAACTCCTCAAGGAAGCCGAGAAACTCATTGAAATGGGTGTTCACCCAACAATAATAGCTGTGGGTTACAGACAGGCAGCCCTCAGGGCCCAGGAGATACTCGAAGACATATCCATCAAGGCAAGTGACAGGGACACCCTCATGAAGGTTGCGGTGACCGCCATGACCGGTAAGGGTTCAGAAAGGGCCAAGGAAAAACTGGCTGAACTCGTTGTGGATGCGGTCATGCAGGTGGAAGAGGATGGTGAAATCGACAGGGACAACATCAACATACAGAGGATACAGGGAGCATCAGTTAACGAGTCAAGAATAGTGAACGGTATAGTGATAGACAAGGCAAGGGCAGACACCTCAATGCCAAAGAGGGTCGAAAATGCCAGAATAGCACTTCTCAAGTACCCGATAGAGGTCAAGGACCTTGAAACCGACGCCAAGATAAGGCTGACAGACCCATCACAGATGCAGGCCTTCATCGAGCAGGAAGAGCAGATGATCAGGGACATGGTGGATAAGATAAAGAGCTCCGGTGCAAACGTTGTCTTCTGCCAGAAGGGCATCGATGACCTTGCACTCCACTACCTCTCACGTGAGGGTATACTTGCACTCAAGAGGGTCAAGAAATCCGACATTAAACGCATCGAGAAGGCCACAGGCGCAAGGCTTGTCACAAACATCGAGGACCTCACAGAGGACGACCTGGGAGAGGCCGGAGTTGTCTACGAGAAGAAGATCTTTGATGATGTGCTGACATTCGTCGAGAACTGTAAGGACCCAAAGGCCATCTCCATAATCCTCAGGGGAAGCACAAAACATGTTGCAGAGGAAATGGAACGTGCACTTGAGGACGCTATAGGCGTTGTGGCCTCAACCATTGAGGACGGCGAGGTTGTCGCAGGAGGAGGAGCACCTGAAGTTGAGATAGCAAGGAAACTCAGGGAATACGCTGACACCATAAGTGGCAGGGAACAGCTTGCAGTCTCAGCCTTTGCAGACGCCCTTGAGATCGTTCCAAAGACCCTTGCAGAGAACGCTGGACTCGACAGCATAGACGTCCTGGTGGACCTCAGGGCCGCCCACGAGGAGTCACCCTACATGGGACTTGACGTTTTTGAGGGAAGCGTTGTTGACATGAAGGAGGAGGGTGTTCTTGAACCCCAGAGGGTCAAGAAGCAGGCCATCCAGTCCGCTGCAGAGGCAGCTGAGATGATCCTCCGCATAGACGACATGATAGCAGCTAAGGGCTTTGATGTTTCATCAAAGGACGAAGAGGATATGGAAGGAATGGGCGGAATGGGCGGAATGCCCCCAATGATGTAA
- a CDS encoding FprA family A-type flavoprotein, giving the protein MKADAVKIADGVYWVGVMDWDIRNYHGYTLGGTTYNVYLVFGDDKVALIDNTYPGTSPQMFGRISDAFEREGRDESIDLIIQNHIERDHSGSILEVWKRHRPEIICTEKASEGLREHYPIPYEAVFKTVKTGDSIDLGGKTLTFLEAPMLHWPDSMFTLLGEDGILFSNDAFGQHLCISRRFDTDVPEAVLMDAAMKFYANLLTPLSPLVLRKFSEVKDLGLLEKIRMIAPSHGQIWTEPMKIIEAYTAWATGECRDKATIIYDTMHYSTRMLAHALAEGLMAEDVDVSMHFLHEDERSEIVKNILESKALFIGSPTMFNGPFPSLGDIMYYLKGLTFDRTGFRRLAVVFGSKGWGGGAVRTLKDEISAAGFEVAETLEVSYVPDEDDLARCYSIGKSIGKRIKEM; this is encoded by the coding sequence ATGAAGGCTGATGCAGTAAAGATTGCAGATGGTGTCTACTGGGTTGGTGTCATGGACTGGGACATCCGAAACTACCACGGCTACACCCTTGGAGGCACAACATACAACGTGTACCTCGTCTTTGGAGACGATAAGGTCGCCCTTATTGATAACACATACCCCGGGACATCCCCCCAGATGTTTGGAAGGATAAGTGACGCCTTTGAAAGGGAGGGAAGGGATGAAAGTATAGACCTCATAATCCAGAACCACATAGAGAGGGACCACAGCGGTTCAATCCTGGAGGTATGGAAGCGCCACAGACCAGAAATAATCTGCACAGAAAAGGCCTCTGAGGGACTAAGGGAACACTATCCCATCCCCTATGAAGCCGTATTTAAAACCGTTAAAACAGGGGACTCCATTGACCTCGGGGGAAAAACACTCACATTCCTTGAGGCCCCCATGCTCCACTGGCCAGACAGCATGTTCACCCTCCTTGGTGAGGATGGGATTCTCTTTTCAAATGACGCCTTTGGCCAGCACCTCTGCATCAGCAGAAGGTTCGACACCGACGTGCCTGAAGCCGTGCTGATGGACGCGGCCATGAAGTTCTATGCCAATCTGTTAACACCACTATCACCCCTTGTGCTCAGGAAGTTCAGTGAGGTAAAGGACCTTGGGCTTCTCGAGAAGATCAGAATGATCGCACCATCCCATGGGCAGATCTGGACAGAGCCCATGAAGATCATAGAGGCATACACGGCATGGGCAACAGGGGAGTGCAGGGACAAGGCCACGATAATCTATGATACCATGCACTACTCAACCAGGATGCTTGCACATGCACTCGCAGAGGGGCTCATGGCCGAGGACGTGGATGTTTCAATGCACTTCCTCCACGAGGATGAAAGGAGTGAAATCGTAAAGAACATCCTTGAAAGTAAGGCGTTATTCATTGGAAGCCCCACAATGTTCAATGGACCATTCCCGAGTCTCGGGGACATAATGTACTACCTCAAGGGGCTCACATTCGATAGAACCGGATTCAGGAGGCTGGCGGTTGTATTCGGATCAAAGGGATGGGGTGGAGGTGCAGTGAGGACACTCAAAGACGAAATCAGCGCCGCAGGGTTTGAGGTTGCAGAGACCCTTGAGGTCAGCTATGTCCCGGATGAGGATGACCTGGCGCGCTGCTACAGCATCGGAAAATCGATCGGCAAGAGGATAAAGGAGATGTGA
- a CDS encoding 4Fe-4S binding protein: MKNKNSGCCEDKAEVNGEKCECSCNCGFLEYPDECRVPEPEDPSEKADDEFLGRLEEYARSLGISNIGYARLTPDVILAADPPYRNAVVLTVDMDDDLVLTPPGREAREMNDRLYEKLADLTFRVADYLRINGYGAVAIHPLSGLIDLPLLGQNAGIGFKGRNGLLISPRKGPAQKISAVLTGISDLPYGSSDHEWIPFYCRRCGRCIRACPQDALVEVETCCGSTVLLLDDRCTGCSDGCTRCIESCPFYRKDYENIRSAFKRAAKNQG, from the coding sequence GTGAAGAACAAAAACTCTGGCTGCTGTGAAGATAAGGCTGAAGTCAATGGCGAAAAATGTGAATGCAGCTGTAACTGCGGATTTCTGGAGTACCCTGATGAATGCAGGGTTCCGGAGCCAGAAGATCCATCAGAAAAGGCAGATGATGAATTCCTAGGTCGCCTTGAAGAATATGCACGTTCACTTGGAATCAGTAATATTGGCTACGCTAGGCTGACACCCGATGTTATCCTTGCCGCTGACCCCCCCTACAGGAATGCCGTGGTCCTCACAGTGGACATGGACGACGATCTCGTACTGACTCCCCCAGGCAGAGAGGCGAGGGAGATGAATGACAGGCTATACGAGAAACTTGCGGACTTAACCTTCAGGGTGGCTGATTACCTCAGGATTAACGGATATGGTGCCGTGGCCATTCACCCCCTGAGCGGTCTCATAGACCTCCCCCTCCTTGGACAGAATGCAGGTATCGGGTTTAAGGGCAGGAACGGTCTTCTTATAAGCCCCCGGAAAGGCCCGGCCCAGAAGATATCGGCGGTCCTCACAGGAATATCGGACCTTCCATATGGTTCCAGTGACCATGAATGGATACCCTTCTACTGCAGGAGATGTGGCAGGTGCATAAGGGCCTGTCCACAGGACGCCCTGGTGGAGGTTGAGACGTGCTGCGGATCCACAGTTCTGCTACTTGATGATAGATGCACCGGCTGCAGTGATGGATGCACCCGCTGCATAGAGAGCTGCCCATTCTACAGGAAGGACTATGAAAATATAAGATCAGCGTTTAAGAGAGCAGCGAAAAATCAGGGGTAG